A window of Fragaria vesca subsp. vesca linkage group LG7, FraVesHawaii_1.0, whole genome shotgun sequence contains these coding sequences:
- the LOC101295572 gene encoding probable LRR receptor-like serine/threonine-protein kinase At1g12460-like, whose protein sequence is MSTEIGNLQSLQSLDLSRNQISGSIPPSLLMIYGLGYLNLSYDNLSGKIPIGTQVQNYDASSFDGNPQLCGILLELCNSKGTDQPNGSSDQEDGNDELITQGFYRCLGFGIFVGFWGVCGSLIFKRSWRYAYYNFLNAIIDWLYVRVALMRRQLKDMLNGQS, encoded by the coding sequence ATGAGCACTGAGATTGGCAACCTGCAGTCTTTACAGTCCCTTGATTTATCAAGAAACCAAATATCTGGCTCAATTCCACCAAGTCTGCTGATGATTTATGGCCTAGGGTATTTGAATTTGTCATACGACAACTTGTCTGGAAAAATTCCAATAGGAACTCAGGTCCAAAACTATGATGCCTCTTCGTTTGATGGAAATCCTCAGCTTTGTGGAATTCTGCTTGAGCTTTGTAATTCGAAGGGAACCGATCAACCAAATGGCTCGAGTGATCAAGAAGATGGAAATGATGAGCTCATCACTCAGGGGTTTTACAGATGTTTAGGATTTGGAATTTTTGTTGGGTTCTGGGGTGTCTGTGGGAGTTTGATATTCAAGAGGTCATGGAGATATGCATACTACAACTTCTTAAATGCTATAATTGATTGGCTTTATGTGAGGGTAGCTTTGATGAGACGGCAATTAAAAGATATGCTTAATGGACAATCTTAA